In the Larus michahellis chromosome 6, bLarMic1.1, whole genome shotgun sequence genome, one interval contains:
- the ADRA2A gene encoding alpha-2A adrenergic receptor, with protein sequence MFNLERPFTERGHFFSSMEYQRQLEEEEGYPPPGTNGTFNDSGAGPGWGTPYPLHTTITLISLAGLLMLFTVFGNVLVIIAVFTSRALKAPQNLFLVSLASADILVATLVIPFSLANEVMGYWYFGKVWCEIYLALDVLFCTSSIVHLCAISLDRYWSITQAIEYNLKRTPRRIKCIIFIVWVISAVISFPPLISIEKKSGEQADQGVAACKINDEKWYIISSSIGSFFAPCLIMILVYMRIYQIAKRRTRVPPNKRAERPEKRQNGLADKEDLPATAQLNGEKAAGGGGGQEGEVNGIDMEETSSSEHQENNKCKKTERPSRGKTKTKLSQIKPGDSLPRKAEEERNTKGSRWRGRQNREKRFTFVLAVVIGVFVICWFPFFFTYTLTAVCKSCSVPDTLFKFFFWFGYCNSSLNPVIYTIFNHDFRRAFKRILCRIERKRIV encoded by the coding sequence ATGTTTAACCTGGAGCGCCCGTTCACGGAGAGGGGCCACTTCTTCTCCTCCATGGAGTACCagcggcagctggaggaggaggagggctacCCGCCTCCCGGCACCAACGGGACCTTCAAcgacagcggggccgggccgggctggggtACGCCGTACCCCCTGCACACCACCATCACCCTCATCAGCCTGGCGGGCTTGCTCATGCTCTTCACCGTCTTCGGCAATGTCCTGGTCATCATCGCTGTCTTCACCAGCCGGGCGTTGAAGGCCCCCCAGAATCTCTTCCTGGTCTCCTTAGCCTCGGCCGACATCCTGGTGGCCACGCTGGTCATCCCTTTCTCCCTAGCAAATGAAGTGATGGGGTACTGGTACTTTGGCAAAGTCTGGTGTGAGATCTACCTGGCCTTGGATGTGCTGTTCTGCACCTCCTCCATCGTGCACTTGTGTGCCATCAGCTTGgaccgttactggtctatcacaCAAGCCATCGAGTACAACCTCAAGCGTACCCCACGCCGCATCAAGTGCATCATCTTCATTGTCTGGGTCATCTCGGCTGTCATCTCCTTCCCGCCGCTCATCTCCATTGAGAAGAAGAGTGGGGAGCAGGCTGACCAGGGGGTGGCAGCGTGCAAGATCAACGATGAGAAGTGGTACATCATCTCTTCTAGCATCGGCTCTTTCTTTGCCCCCTGCCTCATCATGATCCTTGTCTACATGCGCATCTACCAGATAGCCAAGAGGCGAACCAGGGTACCGCCAAACAAGCGGGCAGAGCGCCCCGAGAAGAGGCAGAATGGCTTGGCCGACAAGGAGGACCTGCCAGCCACAGCCCAGCTCaatggggagaaggcagcaggaggtggcggcgggcaggagggagaggtcAACGGCATAGACATGGAGGAGACCTCTTCCTCTGAGCACCAGGAGAACAACAAGTGTAAGAAGACAGAGAGACCGTCGAGGGGAAAGACCAAGACTAAACTGAGCCAGATTAAACCTGGGGACAGTTTGcccaggaaggcagaggaggagaggaacacCAAAGGGTCCCGGTGGAGGGGCAGGCAGAACCGGGAGAAGCGCTTCACCTTTGTGCTGGCGGTGGTGATCGGGGTCTTTGTCATCTGCTGGTTCCCCTTCTTCTTCACCTACACGCTGACGGCCGTCTGCAAGAGCTGCTCCGTGCCCGACACCCTCTTCAAGTTCTTCTTCTGGTTTGGTTACTGCAATAGCTCCTTGAACCCCGTCATCTATACCATTTTCAACCACGACTTCAGACGGGCCTTCAAAAGGATCCTCTGCAGGATAGAGAGGAAAAGGATTGTTTGA